The Deinococcus detaillensis sequence TGAGGGCGGTGAGCAGAACCAGACCGAGAGACGTTTTACGCATGAATTACCTCGCTGAGCTGTTGAGTCAAGTGGAGTTTTGGGGAAGAGTGTCTGAACTAACCATCTATTTAGTGCTTCAAAATGACGCAGAGCTGACCTCAAGGTGACGGGTTTGAGACCTATGCTCTAGTCCTTGAGATAAGCCAAGCGGCAGGCCTGACCCGCCGATCTGAAGGCCGCTGCGCCGGCCGCGTCGAGTACCGCGTCGGTGATGTAGTTGCTCTTTGGCGCGAACTTGGTGGCCTGCACCCTGACGGCCCGAATGCGGGTGACATTCTTAAATTGGCTGATCTGGCCCTCGGCGGTCAGGTAGGTGTGCAAGTTGCCTTCATTGACGAGCTGTGAGCTGACGCCTTTAATCAGCTCGGCGTCGGGCCAGAGTTGATTGCCATTCTGGTCGAAGACAAAACTGGTCTGCGCCCGCTCAAAGCGCTTATCCAGGCCGCGCACGTCAACTGCAACGGTGCAGAGCAGGGCTTTGTTCTCGTTGCCCGCGCCGTCGCCGCCTGCGCCGCTGGCCCGCCCGCCGCCGCTAGCGATGCCGTCGGTTTGGCCCGCTGAAGGCCCGCCGTAGGTATCGGGGTTGCCTCCAACTTGCCTTCCCTCGGCGTCACCGGCGGGTTGTGGAGCGCCGGCCCGCCCGCCGCCCCCCGCTGGACGGCCTGCCACCTCACCCACAGCGGGGCTGCCGCCCGCGCCGCTTCCGGTGCTGCTGCCTGCCGATTCGCGGGGCGCAGCGGGAGCGTCGGCACTCACGCCGCGACTGCCGGGCGTGCCGCGTGTGGGCGCGGTGCTGTCCGCGCCGGGGGTATTGGCCGCCGCCGCGCCGCTGCCGCCTGCCGGGGTTGCCGCTTCGCCGCTGGCGGCATTTTGCGGCCCCGAACCGCTGCCTGCGCCGGGCCGAGCCGTGACCGGATTCGCGCCGCTCTGTGCTCCGCTGCTGCTGCCACCGGTGGGCCGGGTCGCTTCGGGGGTGGCAGTGCTGCCCGCCGCATTGCTGGCATTCCCACTTGGGCGCACGGCCGTTTCTGGGGTCGGGCTGGCCGAGGCTTGGCCGCCGCTGCTTCCGCGTGCGGGCGCTGGCGATTGGCTGGGGGTTTCGCTGGGCCGGGTGGCCACCGGACTGGTATTGCGGGCCGGCGCAGCGGGAATGTCGCTGGCAGAAATCTGCGGGCGCGGTGAGACGGGCGCGGCGGGAGCGGGCGCAGCCGTCGCTGCTCGGCCTGCCCTCGGCGCGGCCTGGGCGATCTCGTTGATGGCGGGTAAGTTGCTGGCTGCGCTCTCACTGCGGCGGGCGGGCGCTGCCGCTTGCGTGCCGGGGTCGCCCGCCGCGCCGCCGCCGCGTGCCGCTTCGGTCTGCTGGGTGGGGGCGGCAGCGTCCTCGCGTCTGGGCAGAGAAGTGATCGGGGCGGGGTCTGGAGCGGGTGCAGCGGCGGCCGTCGGCGTGGGCGGTGCGGGCGCGTCGGGCGCTGCGGCGTTGGGCTGAATCTCGCGGCTGGTGGGCGCGGCTGGCGTGGGCGTTTCCACCTGAGCCGCCTGATTTTGAATAGGTGCGGGTGTGGGGCTGGGCGTCGGAGACGGCTGATCGCTAGGCGTGCGCGAAGGCTCGGTGAGGGTGGCCTGCGGCGTTGGGGTTTGCGCGGGCCTCGATTCCGGCGTCGGCTGGGTGGTGGGTACGTCGCTGGGCGGCGTCAGTGTCGCTTGTGGAGTGGGGGTCGCTTGCGGTGTAGGGGTGGCCTGCGGCGTGGGAGTAGGGGAGGGGGTCGGCGTCGGGTTGGTCGTTGGCGTCCGGGTGGGCGCGGTGCGGGCCGTTTCGGTGGGAACTTTGGGCTGCTCTTGCGGCTGCGTGTTGGGTGCGGGCGTCGTTTGGGCCGTTGGTGTTTTAGGCGCGGCCGTTTCCGGCGTGGACGACTTCTGGGGCGTAGGTTTGGGCGGCGTGGCAACCGGCGGCTTAACCACTGGAGGCGTTACTGCGGTCGGTCTGGGCACGGGCACGACTGGTTTGGGCGGCTGCACTACCACGGGCTTGGGCTTGGGCGGCTCGGGTTTCAGCGTTTGGGTCTTGAGCGGCGTTTTGGGGGTGGGCTGAACCACCGTTTTGGGCGGCGTTTTGATTGTCGCTGGCGGCGTGACGGGTTGTGTGGGCGTCAGGACTTCGGGAGCCAGCGTCACCACTTCCAGCGGAGCGCGGCTCAAATCCGGCGGAGTCAGCGAGCGGGTGGGGGCCGGAGGGCGCAGCGCCAAAATGCCCAGCAGCAAGGCCGCGTGAACAATGAGGGTAACGCCCAGCGCCCGCGCCCGGTCAGCGTTGTCAGGTGGCAGCACTCGAACGGTCAAGGCCGACTCCTTTGGTGAATAGCTGGCGATGAAGTCAAGGAGAGTGCGGCAGTCTTCACGGCGCTTATTTGCTCCCGGTCTTGGTGCCGAGGGCCAGGCGCTCGCCGCCGGCTTTCTTGATCACGTCCATCACCTGCACCACGCCGCCGTAGTTGCCTTTTTCATCGGCCCGCAGGCCCACCGTGCCGCCCGACACCTGAAGCAGAGGCTTAAGCTGAGCGCCCAGTTTGGTCAGGGTGGTTTCTTTGCCGTTGAGGTACAGCTTGCCAGAGCGCTCCAAGCTGACCACCGGCAATTCGGGAGTTTGCTGCACCGTCTGCGAAGCGCGGGGCAAATCCAGCGGCAAAGCGTTTTGGCGGGCGTTGAGGTTACTGGTCAAAAAGAAGAAAATCAGCAGCAGCAACACGATGTCCACCATCGGCGCAAAATCAAAAGTCAGCGGCTGTTCTTCCCGGAAGCGGCGTCTCATAAGGCTTCCAAAGGGGGCCAGGCCTTTTGTGTTTTAGGAGTTGTTGCAGTGGCCGGAGTCCGCTTCATGGCGTTTTGCTGCCCTCGAAGGTGAATTCCAGCGGAGCAATCGGCGCGGCCTGGGCGTTGGTCTGGGCCGCTGGACGGGCGGGAGCAGCCCGCACGGGCGCAGTGGGCACCACCACGCTCAACCAAGCCGGAAGTTCCTCGCGCACCCGCTCGGCCCCCGCTGCGATTCGGTCGGCGCGGGAACGCAGAGCGTTGCGGGCCACGTACGCCACAATCGCCACGATCAGGCCGCCCGCCGTATTGATCAGCGCTTCGCTGATGCCGGTGGCAAGCTGCGAAGGCGTGGGCGCGGTGGTCTGCGAAAAGACGATAAACGAGCGCACCATTCCGATCACGGTGCCGAGCAAACCGATCAACGGCGCGATCTGGGCCACCGTGCCCAGCGCACTGATGCCCGCGTACAACCGGGCGTCTTCTTGCAAGATGGCTCCGTTCATGGCGGCCTGCGCGGCGTCGATGCCCCGGTCGGCTCTGGCGAGTCCGGCCCGCAGCACATTGGCGGTGGGGGTCTGCAAACCCGAATAATCAATTTCGGCCAGCGCCGCCGCTCCGCCCGACTCGGCAGTCACGGCCCGCGTGCGCTCGATCAGGGCCGCAGAAGCAGAATCCTGACCCAGCCTAGAGAGTTCCAAGACCCGCAGCGTCGTCAGGTAGATGGTGTAGATCGACAGCGCCAACAACACCCACAGCAGCGGCCCAGCGGCCTGAATCAGGGAAAGGACATTCACCCTTTACCTCTTAGCATAGCCGTCTATGGCAAGCGTGAAAAATGCCTCGGCCTTCTCATCTTGGAGCTTCCCGAATCCGCACTAAACCACTCGACTTTAGGGGTGCTGAGCCGTTAGAATGGGCCAGTAAGTAGGAATGATTCCTAAAAGCAGCTTCACATCCTAAGGAGAGTTATGACCGAAGATACCACCAGTCCGCAGCAGAGCGCCCCGCACCAAATCGAGATCCGAAACCTGCACGCTTGCGTCGGGGACTTGCAGATCCTCAAGGGCATCGACCTGATCGTGCCGCGCGGTGAGCTGCACGCGGTGATGGGGCCGAACGGCAACGGCAAGAGCACCCTCGCCAAAGTCATCGTCGGCGACCCTGAGTACACCGTCACCGAAGGCGAGATCCTGGTCGACGGTCAGAACATTCTGGAAATGGAACCCGACGAGCGTGCCCGCCTCGGCCTCTTTCTGGCCTTCCAGTACCCGGTTGAAATTCCGGGCGTGACCATCGCCAACTTCCTGCGCCTCGCCATGCAGGCCCGCAAAGCCGAGGGCGAGGAAGTCAGCTTCACCGAGTTTTACAACAAGCTGCTGGCCGCCCTCAAAACGTTGGAATGGGACGAGAGCATCGTGGAGCGCTACCTCAACGCGGGCTTTTCCGGCGGCGAGAAAAAGCGCAACGAAATTTTGCAGATGCTGATGCTCGACCCCACCTACATCATCATGGACGAAACCGACTCGGGCCTCGACGTGGACGCCCTCAAGATTGTGGCCAGAGGCGTCAACTCGATGCGCGGCGAGAATCTCGGCGGTTTGATCATCACCCACTACCAGCGCCTCTTGGATTACATCATCCCCGATAAAGTCCACATCATCGTGAACGGAAAAGTAGTGCAGTCTGGCGGCCCCGAACTCGCCAAGAAGCTGGATTCGCAGGGCTACGAATGGGTCAAGGAATTGGCTACAGCCTGAGCCGTTTCGCCTCGCTGCCCGCACCATCTATACACTCTAAGGAGTTCAAATGACCATTAATCCCGCAGTCAATGACATCAACACCGACTATGAATACGGTTGGAGCAATCCTGAGAAGTACGCCTTCAAAGCGCCCAAAGGTCTGAGCCGCGAAGTCGTCGAAATGATCAGCAAGACCAAAGACGAACCCCAGTGGATGCTGGACTTCCGCCTCAAAGCATTGGACATCTTCTACAGCAAGCCGATGCCGACTTGGGGCGCGGATTTGAGCGGCCTCAACCTCGATGAAATCTACTATTACATCAAGCCCGAGGGCATGAACGCCCGCAGCTGGGACGATGTACCCGAGGACGTGAAAAAGACCTTCGAGCGATTGGGCATTCCCGAAGCCGAGCGGGCTATGCTGGCCGGTGTGGGCGCACAGTACGAATCGGAAATGGTGTACCACAACCTCAAAGAAGAGTGGGAAAAGTTGGGCGTGGTCTTCCTCAGCATTGAAGACGGCCTCAAAGAATACCCTGAGCTCTTCCGCGAGCATTTCGCCACCATTATTCCGCCGGAAGACAACAAGTTCGCGGCCATCAACTCTGCGGTTTGGAGTGGCGGCAGCTTTGTCTACGTCCCCAAAGGCGTCAAGGTGGACATCCCACTGCAAACCTATTTCCGCATCAATGCCGAGAGCAGCGGTCAGTTTGAGCGCACCCTGATTATCATTGATGAAGGCGCTCAAGCGCATTACATCGAGGGTTGCACCGCACCTGCCTATAACGCCGACAGCTTCCACTCGGGCGTCATTGAAATCGTGGTCAAAGAAGGCGCACGCTTCCGCTACAGCACCATTCAAAACTGGTCGCACAACGTCTACAACCTTGTCACGCAGCGGGCCGCCGTGTACGGCAATGGCGTGATGGAATGGGTCGACGGCAACCTCGGCAGCAAAGTCACCATGAAGTATCCGGCCTGCTACCTCCTGGAAGAAGGCGCACGCGGCGAGATCTTGAGCATTGCGATGGCGGGACGCGGCCAGCATCAAGACGCGGGCGGCAAGATCGTTCACTTTGCGCCCAACACCAGCGGCACGATTGTCAGCAAGTCGATCAGCAAGGATTCGGGCCGTTCTTCTTACCGTGGCCTGGTCAAGATTTACGAAGGCGCGAAGGGCAGCAAAACCAATGTGGAATGCGACGCCCTCTTGCTCGACGAGGAAGCCCGCACCGACACCTATCCTTACATCGAGATTGAGGAAAAGGATGCCCGCGTGGGTCACGAAGCCACCGTCTCCAAGATCAATGACGAGCAGATTCTTTACCTGCAAAGTCGCGGCCTCAGCAAAGATCAGGCGGCAGGTTTGATTGTGCGCGGCTTCATCGAGCCGATTGCCAAAGAATTGCCACTTGAGTACGCCGTGGAGTTGAACCGGCTAATTGAGTTGGAAATGGAAGGCAGCGTCGGATAGTTGAAACCAGCACTGACCCTACTTGCCAAAATTATCTTTGGATTTGTTTTTCTAGTATGGTCGGTGCTTGCTATTACCTTTGACCCAAACATCTTGAAGCGTACTTTCTTTAGGCTTACCCATCAGGTCTATGCTCTGCAAGATATTGGCGAAAGTTATCCAAGACGTGAAGTGGCTGTGCAAGTCAAAGATACTGAGAATCCGAGTGCTGATGCCAGAAGGTGTATCGAAGCTTTTGAAATTTTCTCGTTAGATGATGGACAGACGGCGACTTGCCGAGTTTTTGTCAACCGTACTTCTTACGAGAGATTCAAAGCAGGAAATTCTACTTGTGAATTGGCGCGTGCTGTTCAAGGTGCTTATGCCTCGGCCAAAACTGCTGAAGTTTTTATGAACGAGGGCTCGCTCTGTTCGTAGTTCGGTTTCTATCCTCAAATCGAATTGTCGGGACAGCGGCTGAGCTTTCAGTAATTTCGGACGGAACTTCATTGGAAGAGAGAAGATAAACTTGAAACTCAATCACATCAACTTAGGCGTTACTGACGTTCCTGCCGCCGTCGAGATCTTCGAGCTTTTCTTTGGCCTTAAGCAGGCCGAAGGAATGCCCAGAAACGACAACATGACCTTCCTGCATGACGATGACGGCTCACTCATTTCTGTCTTCAAAAGCAAAGACGTGAGTTACCCTAAAGTCTTTCACATCGGCTTTTTGCAAGATACGCCGGAGCAAGTGCGGGCCGTTCACGCGCAACTCACAGCAGGCGGCCACCAAGTTCAAGCCCCTTACGAAAATCATGGGCGGCTGACCTTTTACTTCAATACTCCGGCTGTCTTTATTATTGAAGTCGAATCGTTCATGGGTTGATCTGATTTTCATCTTTAAGCTGCCCAAAACACTAAACATTTTGACCGGAATCCCAATCTCAACACAGTGGACTGGCAAAAGGAGAACCCCACCGCATGACCAATTCCCCATTCTCTGACCAACTCGCTGCCCACACTGGCCCCGACTGGCTGAATGCCAAGCGCAAGGCCAGCTTCGATCTCTTCGACACGCTCGAAGTGCCTCACAGCGGCGTGGAAGCCTGGAAGTACACCCAAGTCACCATCGATTTCGCCAAGCTGCGCCCGCATCCCAAGCGCGATATGGTCGCCGACCTCTCGGCCTTGCCTGCCAGCGTGCGCGAACGTCTGAGCAGCACCGACGTGGGCGCATTCTTGGTGATGGACGGCCCCGACGTGGTCTACCGCACTGAGTTGCCCACCGAGCTGAGCGCCAAAGGCGTGATCTTCACCGATCTCAAAACGGCGGTGGAGCAGTACCCCGACAAGGTTCAGCAGTACCTCTACAGTGTGGTTCCCGCTGAAGTGCCGGACGACACCACCATTGCCGCGCCCGGCACCACGCCCAGCAAATCACCCGATCCCAGCGAGGGCAAGTTCAGCGCTCTGGCGGCGGCCCTGTGGACAAACGGCGCGTTCGTCTACGTGCCGCGCGGCGTAGAAGTCGAGCTTCCGCTCGGGTCGTTCCGCGTGATGAGTGAGGCCGGCACCTACACCGCTACCCGTACCCTGGTGGTGGCCGAAGAAAACGCCCAAGTGACTTTTATCGACGAGCAAGACAGCGAAGACTTGCCCGGCACCTACGCTATCGGCGCAGTCGAACTCGTTGTCAAAGACGGCGCTCGCCTGCGCTACGTCAGCATCCAGAACTGGGGCAAGGGCGTCACCCACATTCAGCGCCAGCGCGGCGACGTGGGCCGTGACGCGACCCTCAACAGCCTCGTGGTCACGATGGGCGGCACCCTCAGCCGCACCGAAATGCAGAGCCACTTGCGCGGGCAAGGCTCGAGCAGCGAAATGCTGGCGCTCTACTTTGCCAACGAAGACCAGCACTTTGACCACTACACCCTCCAGCATCACGCCGCGCCCAACGCTTACTCCGATTTGCTCTACAAAGGCGTCAGCGACGACCAAAGCGTGGGCGTGTTCAGCGGCATGATCAAAGTGGACCTGGGCGCACAAAAAACCGACGCCTACCAAAAGCACCGCACCCTGATGCTCAGCAGCGAAGCCCAAAACTTCAGCGTGCCGCAGCTGGAAATCAACGCCAACGATGTGCGCTGTTCGCACGGCTCCACCACCGGCCCAGTGGATCAGGAGCAGCTTTTCTTTCTTCGTTCACGCGGCATCAGCAAAGAGTTGGCCGAGAAAATGCTGGTCACCGCTTTCTTGGAAGACGTGCTGGGGCGCGTGCCGCTGCAGAGCGTCGTCAAGTACATCGAAGGCATTATTGCCAAAAAGGTCGGCGCAGCCTAAACCACAACTGAGTGCTTGGACAGTCAGCCTCCGGTGTGGAGCTGGCTGTTTTTTTGGTCGCTGCAAAGAAGCTAAACAGGAGCAAATCGATTCTTCATGGGCAAAACCAGATTGGAAGCGTTTTCGGATGGTGTGCTGGCGAGCATTATTACCATTATGGCGTTGGAACTTGGAGCGCCTGAATGCTGCGAAAGTGTGTTATTCCCGACCAGCGGATCGAGCGAGTGCTGGCTGAGGAGGAAGTACTATCGGGCAGACAAAAACGAAAAAGCAAAAGCCCGTAGATGAATCTCCACGGGCTTCGGCTTTACTGGGGACT is a genomic window containing:
- a CDS encoding ExbD/TolR family protein produces the protein MRRRFREEQPLTFDFAPMVDIVLLLLIFFFLTSNLNARQNALPLDLPRASQTVQQTPELPVVSLERSGKLYLNGKETTLTKLGAQLKPLLQVSGGTVGLRADEKGNYGGVVQVMDVIKKAGGERLALGTKTGSK
- a CDS encoding MotA/TolQ/ExbB proton channel family protein, with the translated sequence MNVLSLIQAAGPLLWVLLALSIYTIYLTTLRVLELSRLGQDSASAALIERTRAVTAESGGAAALAEIDYSGLQTPTANVLRAGLARADRGIDAAQAAMNGAILQEDARLYAGISALGTVAQIAPLIGLLGTVIGMVRSFIVFSQTTAPTPSQLATGISEALINTAGGLIVAIVAYVARNALRSRADRIAAGAERVREELPAWLSVVVPTAPVRAAPARPAAQTNAQAAPIAPLEFTFEGSKTP
- the sufC gene encoding Fe-S cluster assembly ATPase SufC — protein: MTEDTTSPQQSAPHQIEIRNLHACVGDLQILKGIDLIVPRGELHAVMGPNGNGKSTLAKVIVGDPEYTVTEGEILVDGQNILEMEPDERARLGLFLAFQYPVEIPGVTIANFLRLAMQARKAEGEEVSFTEFYNKLLAALKTLEWDESIVERYLNAGFSGGEKKRNEILQMLMLDPTYIIMDETDSGLDVDALKIVARGVNSMRGENLGGLIITHYQRLLDYIIPDKVHIIVNGKVVQSGGPELAKKLDSQGYEWVKELATA
- the sufB gene encoding Fe-S cluster assembly protein SufB encodes the protein MTINPAVNDINTDYEYGWSNPEKYAFKAPKGLSREVVEMISKTKDEPQWMLDFRLKALDIFYSKPMPTWGADLSGLNLDEIYYYIKPEGMNARSWDDVPEDVKKTFERLGIPEAERAMLAGVGAQYESEMVYHNLKEEWEKLGVVFLSIEDGLKEYPELFREHFATIIPPEDNKFAAINSAVWSGGSFVYVPKGVKVDIPLQTYFRINAESSGQFERTLIIIDEGAQAHYIEGCTAPAYNADSFHSGVIEIVVKEGARFRYSTIQNWSHNVYNLVTQRAAVYGNGVMEWVDGNLGSKVTMKYPACYLLEEGARGEILSIAMAGRGQHQDAGGKIVHFAPNTSGTIVSKSISKDSGRSSYRGLVKIYEGAKGSKTNVECDALLLDEEARTDTYPYIEIEEKDARVGHEATVSKINDEQILYLQSRGLSKDQAAGLIVRGFIEPIAKELPLEYAVELNRLIELEMEGSVG
- a CDS encoding VOC family protein, with amino-acid sequence MKLNHINLGVTDVPAAVEIFELFFGLKQAEGMPRNDNMTFLHDDDGSLISVFKSKDVSYPKVFHIGFLQDTPEQVRAVHAQLTAGGHQVQAPYENHGRLTFYFNTPAVFIIEVESFMG
- the sufD gene encoding Fe-S cluster assembly protein SufD, which encodes MTNSPFSDQLAAHTGPDWLNAKRKASFDLFDTLEVPHSGVEAWKYTQVTIDFAKLRPHPKRDMVADLSALPASVRERLSSTDVGAFLVMDGPDVVYRTELPTELSAKGVIFTDLKTAVEQYPDKVQQYLYSVVPAEVPDDTTIAAPGTTPSKSPDPSEGKFSALAAALWTNGAFVYVPRGVEVELPLGSFRVMSEAGTYTATRTLVVAEENAQVTFIDEQDSEDLPGTYAIGAVELVVKDGARLRYVSIQNWGKGVTHIQRQRGDVGRDATLNSLVVTMGGTLSRTEMQSHLRGQGSSSEMLALYFANEDQHFDHYTLQHHAAPNAYSDLLYKGVSDDQSVGVFSGMIKVDLGAQKTDAYQKHRTLMLSSEAQNFSVPQLEINANDVRCSHGSTTGPVDQEQLFFLRSRGISKELAEKMLVTAFLEDVLGRVPLQSVVKYIEGIIAKKVGAA
- a CDS encoding TMEM175 family protein — protein: MGKTRLEAFSDGVLASIITIMALELGAPECCESVLFPTSGSSECWLRRKYYRADKNEKAKARR